A stretch of the Papaver somniferum cultivar HN1 chromosome 6, ASM357369v1, whole genome shotgun sequence genome encodes the following:
- the LOC113288629 gene encoding probable methyltransferase PMT28: MAISKFGKNMKRPYGFCVKMTAVALLGLCFIFIWSTFSSSSNSLTYQRDSFGDIAEPAVANYKLSSKIHPKKSKHDDGVGNKQEKVKSVWGDKDKKKDQKVVPVITHHKGKEKDKKKVVEVIKPKEQVSAASNSTIEVEKSDDENSEKESDGEDEIDDKEGVDVEGENNGETGGEVGVEGQENRENIEDTENAESKKVGKVKKKLGPVFESNVQYTWKMCSVRSKYNYMPCTDVESSAGKLQIYRHHERSCPRTPPMCLVPLPPEGYNTPVPWPDSKSKIFYGNVEHPKLASFIKTQTWLMQSEEYLTFPSNQSEWKGGVLHYLDFIEEMVPDIEWGKNIRIVLDLGCMDSSFGATLLDKEVLALSLGLKDDLTDLAQIALERGFPAVVSHFGTRRLPFPSGVFDVIHCGECSIPWHSNGGRLLLEINRILRPGGYFILSKKHDNIEDEAKMLDLTASICFNILAHKTDEVSDLGVKVYQKPDNNAIYELRRKKHPPLCKENEKPDAAWYVPMKTCLHTIPASIEQRGTEWPEEWPKRLETFPEWLGNTGKLAADTEHWKAVVEKSYLVGLGINWSNVRNIMDMKAIYGGFAAALAQKNVWVMNVVPVNAPDTLPVIYERGLLGVYHDWCESFGSYPRSYDLLHADHLFSRLKNRCKQPAGIVVEMDRLLRPGGWVIIRDKSEILEPLEAILKSLHWEMVMTFTQDKEGIICARKTTWRPS, encoded by the exons ATGGCAAtatccaagtttggtaagaatatGAAAAGACCATATGGGTTTTGTGTGAAGATGACAGCAGTAGCATTACTGGGTCTTTGTTTTATCTTCATTTGGTCTAcattttcatcatcttctaattCTTTAACTTATCAAAGAGATAGTTTTGGTGATATTGCTGAACCTGCTGTAGCTAATTACAAGCTAAGTTCTAAGATTCATCCTAAGAAGAGTAAACATGATGATGGTGTTGGTAATAAACAAGAGAAAGTGAAGTCTGTTTGGGGTGACAAAGATAAGAAAAAGGACCAGAAAGTTGTACCTGTGATTACCCATCACAAAGGGAAGGAGAAAGATAAGAAAAAAGTTGTAGAGGTGATTAAGCCGAAAGAACAAGTTTCGGCGGCTTCGAATAGTACTATTGAGGTGGAGAAATCGGACGATGAGAATTCGGAGAAGGAAAGTGATggggaagatgaaattgatgataaGGAAGGGGTGGATGTTGAAGGAGAAAATAATGGGGAGACTGGAGGAGAAGTGGGTGTGGAAGGACAAGAAAATAGGGAGAACATTGAAGATACTGAAAATGCTGAATCGAAAAAAGTtgggaaggtgaagaagaagttagGACCTGTATTTGAGTCGAATGTGCAATATACATGGAAAATGTGTAGTGTTAGAAGTAAATACAATTATATGCCGTGCACCGACGTAGAGAGTTCTGCTGGGAAGTTGCAAATTTATAGGCATCATGAGAGGAGTTGCCCAAGAACGCCTCCAATGTGTTTGGTTCCACTTCCTCCAGAGGGGTATAATACACCAGTACCTTGGCCTGATAGCAAATCGAAG ATATTTTACGGGAATGTGGAACACCCAAAACTTGCTTCATTCATCAAAACTCAAACTTGGCTCATGCAGTCGGAAGAATATCTTACCTTCCCTTCAAACCAATCTGAGTGGAAGGGTGGAGTTCTTCACTACCTTGATTTCATTGAAGAG ATGGTACCAGATATAGAATGGGGAAAGAACATTCGCATAGTACTAGACCTTGGATGTATGGATTCAAGCTTTGGGGCTACTCTACTTGACAAAGAGGTATTGGCATTATCACTAGGGTTGAAGGATGACTTGACAGATCTTGCACAAATTGCACTTGAGCGAGGTTTTCCTGCAGTTGTGAGCCATTTTGGAACAAGAAGGCTTCCTTTTCCAAGCGGTGTATTTGATGTTATACATTGTGGGGAATGCAGCATACCCTGGCATTCTAATG GTGGGCGGCTACTTCTAGAAATTAATAGAATACTGCGGCCTGGAGGATACTTTATTTTGTCGAAGAAACATGACAACATTGAAGACGAAGCAA AGATGCTGGATTTGACCGCATCGATCTGTTTTAATATCCTTGCTCATAAAACTGATGAAGTCAGTGATTTGGGCGTTAAAGTATATCAGAAACCGGATAATAATGCCATATATGAGTTGAGAAGGAAAAAACACCCTCCCCTCTGCAAGGAAAATGAGAAGCCAGATGCAGCCTG GTATGTTCCAATGAAAACTTGCTTACACACCATCCCAGCTTCCATTGAGCAAAGGGGAACTGAATGGCCCGAGGAATGGCCTAAGAGGCTTGAAACCTTTCCCGAATGGTTGGGCAACACCGGAAAGTTGGCTGCAGACACAGAGCACTGGAAAGCTGTTGTTGAGAAGTCGTATCTTGTTGGGTTGGGAATCAATTGGTCAAATGTCCGGAACATAATGGACATGAAAGCTATTTATGGAGG ATTTGCAGCTGCCCTTGCACAAAAAAACGTGTGGGTGATGAATGTTGTCCCTGTCAATGCTCCTGACACACTTCCTGTGATATACGAACGGGGGCTTTTGGGTGTATACCATGATTGGTGCGAGTCATTTGGGAGTTATCCAAGAAGCTATGACCTTTTGCATGCTGATCATCTCTTCTCACGTCTTAAGAACAG